One stretch of Cohnella algarum DNA includes these proteins:
- a CDS encoding GntR family transcriptional regulator — protein MGVQMDDSRPIFLQIAERIEDDIIDGALPEEGQVPSTNQFAAFYKINPATAAKGVNLLVDQGILYKKRGIGMFVKEGASTVLKEKRRQQFYDQYVVTMLREAEKLGITASQIAEMIQKGEERP, from the coding sequence ATGGGCGTTCAAATGGATGACAGCCGTCCGATTTTTCTGCAAATCGCCGAACGAATCGAAGACGACATTATCGACGGCGCGCTGCCGGAGGAAGGGCAGGTCCCGTCGACGAACCAGTTCGCGGCTTTTTACAAGATCAATCCGGCTACGGCGGCCAAAGGCGTCAATTTGCTCGTGGACCAAGGCATATTGTACAAGAAGCGAGGGATCGGCATGTTCGTGAAAGAAGGGGCAAGCACCGTTTTGAAAGAAAAGCGCAGGCAGCAATTTTACGACCAATATGTCGTCACGATGCTGAGGGAAGCGGAAAAGCTCGGCATTACGGCATCGCAAATCGCGGAAATGATCCAAAAAGGGGAGGAAAGGCCATGA
- a CDS encoding efflux RND transporter periplasmic adaptor subunit, whose product MKKKSTWIIVLLLVLIALFTYLLYSMNRNAGQSAPSDGLDRNVIRLEATKETIANTIEVKGKSSYADETPVYAPFAAEVKEWNVQEGSQVEKGQVLFKLEDSALRDSIELAKANVRKQELDLKLGAMRDRVEQDAADAKWGDPTVAFEQYAGEEQKAAEAELGGVQLDIARKELELNEEKLAKAQYIAPVGGIFLFSETKEPKMVDPAAAIGKIVDTTKLELIATVGEYEVFRIKEGMEAVIKAEALKRTELKGVVEHVSKFAKTGTDPAQFEVVISLEADPELIAGLTLTGTIQTDKKDEAIVVPTLAVMQENGDYFVYVERNGAIEKQPVEIGLETPDKTEILNGVSVGDVVVLQ is encoded by the coding sequence ATGAAAAAAAAGTCGACATGGATAATCGTTCTGTTGCTCGTCCTGATCGCCTTGTTCACTTATTTGCTGTACAGCATGAACCGCAATGCCGGGCAGTCGGCGCCGTCCGACGGATTGGACCGCAACGTCATCCGGCTCGAAGCGACGAAAGAGACGATCGCGAATACGATCGAAGTGAAGGGAAAGTCCTCGTATGCGGACGAGACGCCGGTTTATGCTCCGTTCGCGGCCGAGGTGAAGGAATGGAACGTGCAGGAGGGATCGCAGGTCGAGAAAGGCCAGGTGCTGTTCAAGCTGGAAGATTCGGCGCTGCGGGACAGCATTGAGCTGGCTAAAGCGAACGTGCGCAAGCAGGAACTGGATTTGAAGCTCGGGGCGATGCGGGATCGGGTCGAACAAGATGCCGCCGACGCGAAGTGGGGGGACCCGACCGTCGCCTTCGAACAGTACGCCGGCGAGGAGCAAAAGGCGGCGGAAGCCGAGCTCGGCGGCGTCCAACTGGACATTGCGAGGAAAGAGCTCGAATTGAACGAGGAGAAGCTCGCCAAAGCTCAGTATATCGCTCCGGTCGGCGGCATTTTCCTGTTCTCCGAAACGAAGGAGCCCAAAATGGTCGATCCCGCCGCGGCGATCGGCAAAATCGTCGATACGACGAAGCTCGAGCTGATCGCGACGGTCGGCGAATACGAAGTGTTCCGAATCAAAGAGGGCATGGAAGCCGTCATCAAGGCCGAGGCGTTGAAGCGAACGGAACTGAAGGGCGTCGTTGAGCACGTGTCCAAATTCGCCAAGACGGGCACCGATCCGGCGCAGTTCGAGGTCGTCATCTCCCTGGAAGCCGATCCGGAGCTCATTGCCGGCTTGACGCTGACGGGAACGATCCAGACGGACAAAAAGGACGAAGCGATCGTCGTGCCCACTTTGGCCGTCATGCAGGAGAACGGCGATTACTTCGTTTACGTCGAGCGAAACGGCGCGATCGAAAAGCAGCCGGTCGAAATCGGTCTCGAAACGCCCGACAAGACGGAAATTTTAAACGGCGTAAGCGTCGGGGACGTTGTGGTCCTGCAATAA
- a CDS encoding ABC transporter ATP-binding protein, producing the protein MTNVVEVRNLTKSYGDFKALDSVSFALREDKIYGLLGRNGAGKTTIMHLLTAQQFPSGGEVNLFGENPYENNRVLARTCFIKESQKYPDTFTVRDVMSVAATLFENWDREYASRLIEDFRLPLKRRVKKLSRGMQSSVGIVVGLASRAPLTIFDEPYLGLDAVARSLFYEHLIEDYGKFPRTVILSTHLIDEVSLMLEHVLLIDKGKLMIDEDAEALRGSAYTVTGAAAKVERFSKDKQIIRKESFGGLLSVTIVGQSSESEQEEARASGLETAPVSLQQLIVHLTKTESSQEKEGERK; encoded by the coding sequence ATGACGAACGTGGTGGAAGTTCGCAACTTGACCAAATCGTACGGCGATTTCAAAGCGCTCGATTCCGTCAGCTTCGCTCTCCGGGAGGATAAAATTTACGGCTTGCTCGGACGCAACGGGGCGGGCAAGACGACGATCATGCACCTGCTGACCGCGCAGCAATTTCCTTCGGGCGGGGAAGTGAACCTGTTCGGAGAAAATCCTTATGAAAACAACCGGGTGCTTGCGCGGACCTGCTTTATAAAGGAAAGCCAGAAGTACCCCGATACGTTTACCGTTCGGGACGTCATGAGCGTAGCGGCTACCCTGTTCGAGAACTGGGACCGGGAATATGCTTCCCGGCTGATCGAGGATTTTCGGCTGCCGCTGAAACGGAGAGTGAAGAAGCTCTCGCGCGGCATGCAGTCTTCGGTCGGCATCGTCGTCGGACTGGCGAGCAGGGCGCCTCTCACGATTTTCGACGAGCCTTATTTGGGGCTCGACGCCGTCGCCCGCAGCCTGTTTTACGAACATTTAATCGAGGATTACGGGAAATTCCCTCGTACGGTCATCCTCTCGACGCATCTCATCGATGAAGTGAGCCTGATGCTGGAGCACGTGCTGCTGATCGACAAAGGCAAGCTGATGATCGACGAGGACGCCGAAGCGCTGCGCGGAAGCGCCTATACGGTGACAGGGGCGGCGGCCAAGGTGGAGCGATTTTCCAAAGACAAGCAAATCATCCGGAAGGAATCGTTCGGCGGCCTGCTGTCGGTCACGATCGTCGGCCAAAGCTCGGAGTCCGAGCAGGAGGAAGCGAGAGCGTCGGGCCTCGAAACGGCGCCGGTTTCGCTTCAGCAGCTGATCGTTCATTTGACGAAAACCGAATCTTCGCAGGAAAAGGAGGGCGAGCGGAAATGA
- the murA gene encoding UDP-N-acetylglucosamine 1-carboxyvinyltransferase has protein sequence MDNLVIEGGTPLSGTIRIHGAKNAALPILAASLLAEGTVTIRNVPRLLDIQVMLDILQNLGCRASRQDEEIKVDGALASSSHVPEVLMRQMRSSVFLMGPLLARFGEVQVYQPGGCAIGERKIDLHLRGLEALGAEIQAMGNRIVCRAKRLRGAEIILDFPSVGATENVMMAAVLAEGRTTIVGAAREPEIQDLAKFLNAMGACVRGAGTDTITIEGVSSLSGCEFEVIPDRIVTGTVMVAAAATKGDVSLAGAEPRHLTALIHVLRRAGVQIQIENDIIKVCAAARPRAVPRVVTSPYPAFPTDLQAQLMILLSLADGVSVIKETVFEGRFKHVDELCRMGADIRTDLNNAFIRGVPKLFGTTVEATDLRAGAALVIAGLAAEGRTVIEQVHHIDRGYDRIEEMFGRLGGRIVRQCSDRANIAAFR, from the coding sequence TTGGACAATTTGGTGATTGAAGGCGGCACGCCGCTTTCGGGCACCATTCGCATCCACGGAGCCAAAAACGCCGCTCTGCCGATTCTGGCCGCCAGCTTGCTGGCCGAAGGAACGGTAACGATTCGCAACGTACCCCGATTGCTCGACATTCAAGTGATGCTCGACATTTTGCAAAATCTTGGCTGCCGCGCCAGCCGTCAGGACGAGGAAATCAAGGTCGACGGCGCGCTGGCTTCCTCCTCGCACGTTCCGGAGGTCCTGATGCGCCAGATGCGGTCTTCGGTTTTTTTGATGGGACCGCTGCTTGCCCGCTTCGGCGAAGTGCAGGTGTACCAGCCCGGAGGCTGCGCGATCGGCGAGCGTAAAATCGATTTGCACCTGCGGGGGCTGGAGGCGCTCGGCGCGGAAATCCAGGCGATGGGCAACCGGATCGTCTGCAGGGCGAAACGGCTGCGCGGCGCGGAAATCATCTTGGACTTTCCCAGCGTCGGCGCGACGGAAAACGTTATGATGGCGGCCGTTCTGGCCGAAGGCCGGACGACGATCGTCGGCGCGGCCCGCGAGCCGGAAATCCAGGATTTGGCGAAGTTTTTGAACGCTATGGGCGCCTGTGTCCGCGGGGCCGGCACGGATACGATAACCATCGAAGGCGTGTCGTCGCTCTCCGGGTGCGAATTCGAAGTGATTCCGGACCGGATCGTGACGGGGACGGTCATGGTCGCCGCCGCGGCGACGAAAGGCGACGTCTCGCTCGCCGGTGCCGAGCCCAGGCATCTTACCGCTCTCATCCATGTGCTGCGGCGCGCCGGTGTTCAAATTCAAATCGAAAATGATATAATAAAAGTCTGCGCGGCCGCTCGTCCGCGCGCCGTGCCTCGGGTCGTGACCTCGCCGTATCCGGCGTTTCCGACCGATTTGCAGGCGCAACTGATGATTTTGCTGTCGCTGGCCGACGGCGTAAGCGTCATTAAGGAAACCGTGTTCGAAGGCCGCTTCAAACATGTCGACGAGCTTTGCCGCATGGGGGCCGACATCCGGACCGATTTGAACAACGCCTTTATCCGCGGCGTGCCGAAGCTGTTCGGAACGACGGTGGAAGCGACGGATTTAAGGGCCGGTGCCGCGCTTGTCATCGCGGGACTCGCGGCGGAAGGCCGGACGGTCATCGAGCAGGTTCATCATATCGACAGGGGATATGATCGGATAGAAGAGATGTTCGGCCGATTGGGAGGCCGGATTGTCAGACAGTGCAGCGACAGGGCCAATATCGCGGCTTTTCGCTGA
- the ftsA gene encoding cell division protein FtsA, producing MSSNDLIVSLDIGTSKVRVIIGEISNGAINIIGVGSADSEGIRKGAIVDIDQTVQSIRNAVDHAERMVGITISEVYVGIAGNHISLQSNHGVVAVSNEDREIGEEDIERVLQAAKVVALPPEREIIGLLPKQFLVDGLTGIQDPRGMIGVRLEVECTIITGTKAAVHNLMRCVEKAGLKISGIVLMSLASGMMALTKDEKQMGTVLADIGAGATTIAIFEGGSLAAVSTLPIGGDYVTSDICYGLKTQTEHAEKIKLKYGCARAEDADEDQKFKVMRVGSNVEKDFSQYELAIIVEPRMQEIFQMIRQEVKRLGYLDKINGYVLTGGSVSMPGVLALAQTELESNVRIAVPDFIGVRDPSFSSGVGMIQYVMKYVRTHGASASKRPSKSKSTGGTAPTKPGIKEWFKNIFKEFI from the coding sequence TTGAGCAGCAACGACCTCATCGTCAGCTTGGACATAGGCACATCTAAAGTCCGGGTGATCATCGGGGAAATAAGCAACGGGGCCATCAATATTATAGGCGTCGGTTCCGCGGATTCCGAAGGCATCCGCAAAGGCGCCATTGTCGATATCGATCAAACCGTACAATCGATCCGCAACGCGGTCGATCATGCCGAGCGCATGGTCGGCATCACCATTAGCGAAGTTTACGTCGGAATCGCCGGCAATCATATCTCGCTGCAGAGCAATCACGGCGTCGTCGCCGTTTCCAACGAAGACCGGGAGATCGGCGAAGAGGATATCGAGCGTGTCCTGCAAGCGGCAAAAGTCGTCGCCCTGCCGCCCGAGCGGGAAATTATCGGCCTGCTGCCGAAGCAGTTTCTCGTCGACGGCTTGACGGGCATTCAGGATCCGCGCGGTATGATCGGCGTTCGCCTCGAAGTGGAGTGCACGATTATTACCGGCACGAAAGCGGCCGTACATAATTTGATGCGCTGCGTGGAGAAGGCCGGCCTGAAAATTTCCGGCATCGTGCTGATGTCTCTGGCATCGGGAATGATGGCGCTGACCAAGGACGAAAAGCAGATGGGAACGGTGCTCGCCGACATCGGCGCCGGCGCCACGACCATCGCGATTTTCGAAGGAGGCAGCCTTGCGGCGGTCTCCACCTTGCCGATCGGCGGCGATTACGTGACGAGCGACATATGCTACGGGCTGAAGACGCAAACCGAACATGCGGAGAAGATCAAGCTAAAGTACGGTTGCGCCCGTGCCGAAGATGCAGACGAGGATCAGAAATTCAAGGTGATGCGCGTCGGCAGCAACGTGGAGAAGGATTTTTCCCAATACGAGCTGGCGATCATCGTCGAACCGCGCATGCAGGAAATCTTTCAAATGATCCGGCAGGAAGTGAAACGGCTCGGTTATTTGGACAAGATCAACGGTTACGTGCTTACGGGCGGATCGGTATCGATGCCCGGCGTGCTGGCGCTTGCCCAGACCGAACTGGAATCCAATGTCCGAATTGCGGTGCCCGATTTTATCGGAGTGCGCGATCCGTCGTTCAGCAGCGGTGTCGGCATGATTCAGTACGTCATGAAGTATGTTCGAACGCATGGCGCGTCCGCTTCCAAACGCCCGTCCAAAAGCAAGTCAACGGGGGGAACGGCGCCGACCAAGCCCGGCATCAAGGAATGGTTCAAAAACATTTTCAAAGAATTTATTTGA
- a CDS encoding sigma-E processing peptidase SpoIIGA, which translates to MTVYVDLVFLTNLAVDGTVLLTTAKVRKLRPGRTRIALSAAAGAAYAAIMFLADIPYLYTFGAKVIVSAIMVWIAFGYGGPLRFIRLFGAFYLVNFATLGGVIGISFLLKQTGSPWGSVTVTEQGGCCSIGRCSLGFSRRRSPCPSGCFAAPPPAPKAGNGSRRCWRT; encoded by the coding sequence TTGACCGTTTACGTGGATCTTGTATTTTTAACCAATCTGGCTGTTGATGGAACGGTGCTGCTCACGACGGCGAAAGTCCGCAAACTGCGGCCCGGCAGAACGCGGATCGCCTTGTCGGCCGCGGCTGGCGCCGCTTATGCCGCCATCATGTTTCTTGCGGACATCCCTTACCTGTACACGTTCGGGGCGAAGGTGATCGTTTCCGCGATCATGGTGTGGATTGCATTCGGATACGGAGGGCCGCTTCGGTTTATCCGCCTGTTCGGGGCCTTTTATCTCGTCAATTTCGCGACGCTCGGCGGCGTGATCGGCATCTCCTTTTTGCTTAAGCAAACGGGTTCGCCCTGGGGCTCGGTGACGGTGACGGAGCAAGGGGGCTGCTGCTCGATTGGCAGATGCAGCTTGGGCTTCTCGCGGCGGCGTTCGCCCTGTCCGTCTGGCTGTTTCGCAGCGCCTCCTCCAGCGCCCAAAGCCGGGAACGGCTCGAGACGCTGCTGGCGGACGTGA
- a CDS encoding cell division protein FtsQ/DivIB yields the protein MAERIPALKRTSAEGEAAPRRKGGKLLWIVFVLFVVVMIFLFFRSSLSKVSSVQISGNVHVTAEDVMSAGTVREGDSFFFPGAEEMERRIRELPPVESVKVTKRFPGKIEIAVKEFEEVAVELDETGKTLVVLASGIAVPVSGDLPDKPVLTGWSEMEAQRSALCVALGQLPDSLLRDLSQIAPDPSSAYPDRIKIFTRSRFEVTTTIERLPEKTTVLSEIVENREPGKVVLLEADTYRPFSAQTEPDSAG from the coding sequence ATGGCAGAGCGGATACCCGCGTTGAAAAGAACGTCCGCAGAAGGCGAAGCGGCGCCGCGCCGCAAGGGCGGAAAGCTGCTGTGGATCGTTTTTGTTTTGTTCGTCGTCGTGATGATCTTCTTGTTTTTCCGCTCCTCCTTGTCGAAAGTATCGTCCGTTCAAATTTCCGGAAACGTGCACGTCACGGCGGAAGACGTCATGTCCGCCGGAACGGTGCGGGAAGGCGATTCGTTTTTCTTCCCGGGCGCGGAGGAGATGGAGCGGCGCATTCGCGAGCTTCCGCCGGTCGAATCCGTCAAGGTGACGAAGCGTTTTCCGGGCAAGATCGAAATTGCCGTGAAGGAATTCGAAGAGGTCGCCGTCGAGCTCGACGAAACCGGAAAGACGCTCGTCGTGCTGGCGAGCGGGATCGCGGTTCCGGTGTCCGGAGATTTGCCGGACAAGCCGGTGCTGACCGGCTGGTCGGAAATGGAAGCGCAGCGAAGCGCGCTGTGCGTCGCGCTCGGCCAGCTGCCGGACTCTCTGCTGAGAGATTTGTCCCAGATCGCCCCCGATCCTTCTTCCGCCTATCCGGACCGGATCAAAATCTTTACCCGTTCCCGTTTCGAAGTGACGACGACGATCGAAAGGCTCCCCGAGAAGACGACCGTCCTTTCGGAAATCGTGGAAAACCGGGAACCCGGAAAAGTCGTTCTCCTCGAAGCGGATACGTACAGGCCTTTTTCGGCACAAACTGAGCCGGATAGCGCGGGATAA
- a CDS encoding ABC transporter ATP-binding protein, which yields MLEIQGLSHSFRNGTEETLVLDGIDLTVHKKEVVALLGSSGSGKSTLLNLMAGLMKPTKGTIKISGQAIEKMNENKLAEFRRGNIGFIFQSYELIPHLSVSENVEMPLVFQGVKPKERKERAARILNQVGLSEKLGLYPSQLSGGQQQRVSIARSLVTSPSIVFADEPTGNLDTKTEKEIIDLLLDLNDRLGITFMIVTHEHEVAQRAQRIIYLRDGRLASPEESRGEAG from the coding sequence ATGCTAGAAATACAGGGACTGTCCCACAGCTTTCGGAACGGGACGGAAGAGACGCTCGTATTGGACGGAATCGATCTGACCGTACATAAAAAGGAAGTCGTCGCTCTGCTCGGGAGCTCGGGCTCCGGCAAATCGACGCTGCTCAACCTGATGGCGGGTCTGATGAAGCCGACGAAGGGCACGATCAAAATCTCCGGGCAAGCGATCGAAAAAATGAACGAAAACAAGCTCGCCGAGTTTCGCAGGGGCAACATCGGATTTATTTTTCAATCCTACGAGCTGATCCCCCATCTCTCGGTGTCGGAAAACGTAGAGATGCCGCTCGTCTTCCAGGGGGTAAAACCGAAGGAGCGAAAAGAGAGAGCCGCGCGCATCCTGAACCAGGTAGGCTTGTCGGAAAAACTGGGGCTCTACCCTTCGCAGCTGTCCGGCGGCCAGCAGCAGCGGGTCAGCATCGCCCGTTCGCTCGTCACTTCTCCGTCGATCGTGTTCGCCGACGAGCCGACCGGCAACCTGGATACGAAAACGGAAAAGGAGATTATCGATCTGCTGCTCGATTTGAACGACCGGCTCGGCATTACGTTCATGATCGTAACGCACGAGCACGAAGTGGCGCAAAGGGCGCAGCGCATCATCTATTTGCGGGACGGAAGACTGGCGTCGCCCGAGGAATCGCGGGGGGAAGCCGGATGA
- the ftsZ gene encoding cell division protein FtsZ, with amino-acid sequence MLEFDFEMEPLAQIKVIGVGGGGSNAVNRMIENGVKGVEFITVNTDAQALQLTKSEQKLQIGDKLTRGLGAGANPEVGKKAAEESKELIMSGLRGSDMVFVTAGMGGGTGTGAAPVIAELAKECGALTVGVVTRPFTFEGRKRSTQAEQGIEALKEKVDTLIVIPNDRLLEIVDKKTPMMEAFREADNVLKQAVQGISDLIAVPGLINLDFADVKTIMTERGSALMGIGIATGENRAMEAARKAIMSPLLETSIDGARGIIMNITGGSNLSLFEVNEAAEIVIAASDPEVNMIFGASIDDSMKDEIKVTVIATGFEHKPAAAPQRRPQMPASAPQAQQHAETHETQRPASSGGNLRPFGSSNNTSSDHLDIPAFLRNRPRGDR; translated from the coding sequence ATGTTGGAGTTTGATTTTGAAATGGAACCGCTCGCTCAAATTAAAGTGATCGGAGTCGGCGGCGGCGGCAGCAACGCCGTCAACCGCATGATCGAAAACGGAGTGAAGGGCGTCGAGTTCATTACGGTGAACACCGACGCTCAAGCGCTGCAGCTGACCAAATCGGAACAAAAGCTGCAAATCGGCGATAAATTGACCCGCGGACTCGGCGCCGGCGCCAACCCGGAAGTCGGCAAAAAAGCGGCCGAAGAATCCAAAGAGCTCATCATGAGCGGACTTCGCGGTTCCGATATGGTATTCGTCACGGCGGGAATGGGCGGCGGCACGGGTACGGGGGCCGCTCCGGTCATTGCGGAACTCGCGAAAGAATGCGGGGCGCTGACGGTAGGCGTCGTGACGCGCCCGTTCACGTTCGAAGGCCGCAAACGGTCGACGCAGGCCGAGCAAGGCATCGAAGCGTTGAAAGAGAAAGTCGACACGCTGATCGTCATCCCGAACGACAGGCTGCTCGAAATCGTCGACAAGAAGACGCCGATGATGGAAGCGTTCCGCGAGGCGGACAACGTCCTGAAGCAGGCCGTTCAAGGCATTTCCGACCTCATCGCGGTGCCCGGGCTGATCAACCTCGACTTCGCGGACGTCAAGACGATCATGACCGAGCGCGGCTCCGCCCTGATGGGCATCGGCATCGCAACCGGCGAAAATCGCGCGATGGAAGCCGCCCGCAAGGCGATCATGAGCCCGCTGCTGGAAACGTCCATCGACGGCGCACGCGGCATCATCATGAACATTACCGGCGGCTCGAATTTGTCGCTGTTCGAAGTAAACGAAGCCGCCGAAATCGTCATTGCCGCTTCCGACCCGGAAGTGAACATGATTTTCGGCGCCAGCATCGACGACAGCATGAAGGACGAGATCAAGGTAACCGTCATCGCGACGGGATTCGAGCACAAGCCGGCCGCCGCTCCGCAGCGCCGTCCGCAAATGCCGGCATCGGCGCCGCAAGCGCAGCAGCATGCGGAAACGCATGAGACGCAGCGCCCCGCTTCGTCCGGGGGCAATCTGCGGCCTTTCGGCAGCAGCAACAATACGTCCAGCGACCATCTGGACATTCCCGCCTTTTTGCGGAATCGCCCGCGCGGCGATCGTTAA
- the murB gene encoding UDP-N-acetylmuramate dehydrogenase — translation MQRLVAELEQARVGRVKLNESLAEHTTWKIGGPADLFIVPESREQLSGALGILHRHGIPWTPLGRGSNTLVSDKGIRGAVIKLGNGFDRIDFDNNAVCAGASYSFIKLSVMAGKQGLTGLEFAGGIPGSVGGAVYMNAGAHGSDVSRILKSADIVWEDGSSGTYGKDQLDFGYRHSILHERRGIVTDATFVLEQGDRKEIAAVMATYKERRLRTQPLQAACAGSVFRNPPNDYSARLIEAAGLKGAREGGAEVSLLHANFIVNHGGATAEDVLALMERVQNTVEDRFGIRLVPEVLLMGER, via the coding sequence ATGCAACGGTTGGTCGCGGAATTGGAACAAGCCCGAGTCGGGCGCGTGAAGCTGAACGAATCGCTCGCCGAACATACGACCTGGAAAATCGGCGGACCGGCGGATCTCTTCATCGTTCCCGAATCCCGCGAACAATTGTCCGGCGCGCTCGGGATTTTGCATCGGCACGGGATTCCCTGGACTCCGCTCGGCCGCGGATCCAACACGCTCGTCTCCGACAAAGGAATTCGGGGCGCCGTCATCAAACTGGGCAATGGGTTCGACCGCATCGATTTCGACAACAACGCCGTTTGCGCCGGAGCGTCCTATTCCTTCATCAAGCTGTCGGTCATGGCCGGAAAGCAGGGCCTCACCGGACTGGAATTCGCGGGAGGAATTCCCGGTTCGGTAGGCGGAGCCGTCTACATGAACGCCGGAGCGCACGGTTCCGACGTGTCGCGCATTTTAAAGTCGGCCGATATCGTCTGGGAGGACGGTAGCAGCGGGACGTACGGAAAGGATCAACTGGATTTCGGCTATCGCCATTCGATCCTGCATGAACGCCGGGGCATCGTAACGGATGCGACGTTCGTCCTTGAACAAGGCGATCGCAAGGAAATCGCCGCCGTTATGGCGACGTACAAGGAGAGGCGGCTGCGCACCCAACCCCTGCAAGCGGCTTGCGCGGGCAGCGTGTTCCGCAATCCGCCGAACGATTATTCCGCGCGGCTCATCGAGGCCGCAGGATTGAAAGGCGCCCGCGAAGGCGGGGCCGAGGTTTCCCTTCTGCACGCCAACTTTATCGTCAATCACGGCGGAGCAACGGCCGAGGACGTCCTCGCCCTCATGGAGCGGGTTCAAAACACCGTCGAGGACCGTTTCGGAATCCGATTGGTGCCGGAGGTTCTATTGATGGGCGAACGGTAA
- a CDS encoding ABC transporter permease yields the protein MKIRDYVVLGWDQLRRRMVVTALCAMGIAIGSAAIIVALAFGESITHYAREQMNSFLKMDEITAFPGASVSQGSGTAGQGGDLTEQKIELIRQLPNVRSAALFRQVDYANFIVDDTKRGSLQLIGADVSKLEEFGFELGQGAFSDQDNAIVISYSALYDLYDTRLEGLQAAGSGDAAARDRRQERISYPLYQKQLTLSVYIGENDGAARFAEFPVRVAGVLQKPEGTEGYEGQKIGYVSLGLADRIERAKRDANGAGGTVQPYLIVKVEDPSRVGETEELIRKLNLTTQSNVRYQEETNSQFKIIRYIFGGAGLFILFVASISIIVAMTMSTYQRRRQIGIMKVLGANLAQIRNMFVVESALLGFIGGCVGILFSYWVIWAINIVLQRFAESDEILFIDPWILAVGLFFALLTGVLSGIYPAIKASRTDALTAIKRE from the coding sequence ATGAAAATAAGGGACTACGTCGTGCTCGGCTGGGACCAGCTGCGGCGGCGAATGGTCGTCACGGCTTTGTGCGCGATGGGCATCGCCATCGGCTCCGCGGCGATCATCGTGGCGCTCGCGTTCGGCGAATCGATCACGCATTATGCCAGGGAACAAATGAACTCGTTTTTGAAAATGGACGAAATCACTGCGTTTCCGGGCGCTTCAGTCTCGCAGGGCAGCGGAACGGCCGGACAGGGCGGCGACCTGACCGAGCAAAAAATCGAGCTGATCCGGCAGCTGCCCAACGTTCGGAGCGCCGCGCTGTTCCGGCAAGTCGACTATGCCAATTTTATCGTGGACGATACGAAGCGCGGGAGTCTGCAATTGATCGGAGCCGACGTCTCGAAGCTGGAGGAGTTCGGGTTCGAGCTGGGGCAGGGCGCTTTTTCCGATCAGGACAACGCCATCGTTATCAGCTACTCGGCGCTGTACGACCTGTACGACACCCGGCTCGAAGGCCTTCAGGCGGCCGGTTCCGGCGACGCGGCGGCAAGGGATCGAAGGCAGGAAAGAATCTCTTATCCGTTATACCAGAAGCAGCTGACGCTTAGCGTCTATATCGGCGAAAACGACGGAGCCGCGAGATTTGCCGAATTTCCGGTCCGGGTCGCCGGCGTGCTGCAAAAGCCAGAAGGAACGGAAGGGTACGAAGGCCAAAAAATCGGCTACGTTTCCCTCGGGCTGGCGGACCGGATCGAGCGGGCCAAACGGGACGCCAACGGGGCCGGAGGGACGGTTCAACCCTATCTTATCGTTAAAGTCGAAGATCCGTCCCGCGTCGGCGAAACGGAGGAACTGATTCGAAAGCTGAACCTGACCACGCAATCGAATGTTCGGTATCAGGAAGAGACGAATTCGCAGTTCAAAATCATTCGCTATATTTTCGGCGGGGCGGGCCTCTTCATTTTGTTCGTGGCTTCCATATCGATCATCGTGGCGATGACGATGTCGACTTACCAGCGAAGGCGGCAAATCGGCATTATGAAGGTGCTCGGCGCGAATTTGGCCCAGATCCGGAACATGTTCGTCGTCGAATCCGCGCTGCTCGGCTTTATCGGCGGCTGCGTCGGCATTTTATTTTCCTATTGGGTCATATGGGCGATCAATATCGTGCTGCAGCGGTTTGCCGAAAGCGACGAAATTTTGTTTATCGATCCGTGGATTTTGGCGGTCGGCCTGTTTTTCGCCCTGCTGACCGGCGTGCTGTCCGGCATCTATCCGGCGATCAAAGCTTCGCGGACGGACGCCTTGACCGCAATCAAAAGAGAATAG